The nucleotide sequence CCGGACATGGCAGAATGGGTCGCTGGTATCCGGCGCGCGTCCGGCGCCCTCTAACCCGGGCGCGTCGCCAGTTAACCGAGCAGTCTCCGGCCCAACCCCACTGTGCCGGTCGGCGCTCACCCGCCACACCGCCCGCACCGGGCCGGTGAGATCGCAACAGGAGCGAAACAACTGTGGCCGTAAAGATCCGGCTCCTGCGGATGGGCAAGATCCGCAACCCGCAGTACCGCATCGTCGTCGCCGACTCGCGCACCAAGCGTGACGGTCGCGCGATCGAGTTCGTCGGTGTGTACCAGCCGAAGGAGGACCCTTCGGTGATCGAGGTCAAGTCGGAGCGGGTCCAGTACTGGCTGTCCGTCGGCGCGCAGCCGAGCGAGGCCGTGCAGCGCCTGCTGGAGCTGACCGGTGACTGGCAGAAGTTCAAGGGCCTGCCGGCCCCGCCGCCGCTGAAGGTCGCCGCCGAGCGGGCCGACCGCAAGGCGGCGTACGAGGCCGAGGCGAAGGCCGCCGCCGGCGTGGCCGACACCCCGGCCCCGGCCAAGAAGGCCGCCAAGGCCCAGGCCCCGGCCGCCGAGGCCGAGGCGCCGAAGGCCGAGGAGCAGACCGGTGCCGAGTCCGGCGAGCAGGCCTGACATGGCGCTGCGTCCCGCCCTGGAGCACCTGGTCAAGGGGATCGTCGACCACCCGGACGACGTCCGGGTGCGCATGGTCGACTCCCGTCGGGGCAAGCGGCTCGAGGTCCGTGTGCACCCGGAGGACCTCGGCACGGTGATCGGGCGGTCCGGCCGGACCGCCAAGGCGCTGCGCCAGGTGATCGGCTCCATCGGTGGGCGCGGGGTGCGCGTCGACATCGTCGACTCGTACTGATGCTTCTCATCGTCGGCCGAATCGGCAAGCCGCACGGCATCCGCGGTGAGGTCACCGTGGAGGTGCGGACCGATGAGCCCGAAGCACGTTTCGCGCCAGGGTCGGTGCTGGTCACCGACCCTGGCGCGGTCGCGCCTCCGGAGCCCGGCGCCTACCGGGTGCCGGACAAGCTGACCATCGAGGCCACCCGCTGGCACCAGGGGCGGCTGCTGGTCACCTTCGAGGGCGTGCTGGACCGCGACGTCGCCGAGGCGCTGCGCGGCACCCTGCTCGGCGTGGACAGCGCCGACGTCGCCCCGCCCGCCGACCCGGAGGAGTTCCTCGACCACCAGCTGGTCGGCCTGGCCGTGGTGACCCGCGACGGCGAGCGGCTGGGCGAGGTGGCCCGCATCGACCACGCCCCCGCCTCCGACCTCCTGGTGCTGCGGCGCCCCGACGGGCGTACCGCGCTCATCCCGTTCGTCAAGGCGATCGTGCCCGAGGTCGACGTCCCGGGCGGACGCGTGGTGGTGGAGCTGCCCGGCGGGCTGCTCGACCTCTGACTGGAGCCACCCCCTCATGCGCGTCGACATCGTGTCGATCTTCCCGGAGTACTTCGCCCCGCTGGACCTGTCGCTGATCGGCAAGGCCCGGGCGAGCGGCACGCTACGGCTGGCCGTACACGATCTGCGGACCTGGACCCACGACGTGCACCGCACGGTCGACGACACCCCCTACGGCGGCGGTCCCGGCATGGTGATGCGGCCGGAGCCGTGGGGCGAGGCGCTCGACGCCCTGGCCCCCGACGAGTTGAGCCCGGACGGGCACACCCTGCCCCGGTTGATCGTGCCGTCGCCGGTCGGCGTGCCGTTCACCCAGGCCCTGGCGCACGAGCTGGCCGCCGAGTCACACCTGCTCTTCGCCTGCGGCCGCTACGAGGGCATCGACCAGCGGGTGCTCGACCACGCCGCGACCCGGATGCGGGTGACCGAGGTCTCCCTGGGTGACTACGTGCTCTTCGGCGGCGAGGTCGCCGTGCTGGTCATCCTGGAGGCGGTCACCCGGCTGCTGCCCGGGGTGCTCGGCAACGCCGGCTCGCTGGACGAGGAGTCGCACGCCCACGGGCTGCTGGAGGCCCCCATGTACACGAAGCCGGCGACCTGGCGGGGACACGAGGTGCCCGAGGTGCTCCGCTCCGGCGACCACGGGAAGATCGCCCGCTGGCGGCGCGACGAGGCGCTGCTGCGCACGGCGACCCGCCGCCCCGACATGATCGCCGCGCTGCCGCCGGAGAGCCTGGACAAGCGGGACCGGGCGGCGTTGGACCGGGGTGGATTTCCGCCGCTGGCGGGGGATGTGGCAAAGTAGAGGGGTTGCCGCATCCGTCCACGCCGTGGGCGGCTGCGAGGACCCTCGACCGGGGTCGGCGTCGCCGGCACCACGCGGGGGTCAGAATCACCCATCCGCGCACCGACTGACGGTGCGCCGTGAGCCTCACGAGGACACAGCGATGAACATCCTGGACGCCCTTGACGCCCAGTCGAAGCGCGTTGACCTGCCCGACTTCCGCGCCGGTGACACCGTGAAGGTGCACGCGCGGGTCGTCGAGGGCAACCGGTCCCGGGTCCAGATCTTCCAGGGCGTCGTCATCCGCCGCCAGGGTGACGGTCTGCGCGAGACCTTCTCGGTCCGCAAGGTCAGCTTCGGCGTGGGTGTGGAGCGCACCTACCCGCTGAACAGCCCGGCGCTCGACCGGATCGAGGTCGTGACCCGCGGTGACGTGCGCCGCGCCAAGCTCTACTACCTGCGCGAGCTGCGGGGCAAGAAGGCCAAGATCAAGGAGCTGCGCGAGAAGCAGCCGGCGAGCTGACCTTCCCCTCGCCACGCCGCCGAGCTGCGCGGATGTCGTATCGACGGGATCGCATTACCCTGGTCGGTACGGGCGCAGCCGGACGGCGCGAAGCGGTCCACTGCCGCCCGTGGGGTCTCCCTGGAGACTCCCGGGCGGTAGTGTCGTTTCCGCGGACCGGAGAGTGGCATGGTGCAGATGCTTGACGAGGACGGCACCGTCGACCCGTGGCGCCGACGGCGGCGCATCCGCCGCCAGATGCCGCTCTGGCAGGAACTGCCCCTCCTCCTCGTCGTGGCGTTCTGCCTCGCGGTCCTGATCCGCACGTTCCTGCTCCAGGCCTTCTTCATCCCGTCCGGGTCCATGGAGAACACCCTGCTCATCGGCGACCGGGTGCTGGTCAACAAGGTCGTCTACGACGTCCGCGACCCGGTGCGCGGCGAGGTGGTCGTGTTCCGGGGCACCGACCGGTGGGTGGCCCAGGAGGCTCCGGCGCCGCCGACCAACTTCGCGGGCAAGGTCGGCCGTACCCTCGGCGACCTGGTCGGCATCAGCCGCCCCGGCGAGAAGGACTTCATCAAGCGGGTCATCGGTGTGCCCGGCGACCGGGTCTGGTGCTGCGACAAGGGCCGCGTCGTGGTCAACGGCGTGCCGCTCGAGGAGCAGGGGTACGTCTCCGAGGACTCTCCGGTCGACCTGCCGCCGAACCCGAAGGAGTGCCGCTCCCGGCAGTTCACCGAGATCGTCGTGCCGCCGGGGCAGATCTTCGTGATGGG is from Micromonospora terminaliae and encodes:
- the trmD gene encoding tRNA (guanosine(37)-N1)-methyltransferase TrmD, which gives rise to MRVDIVSIFPEYFAPLDLSLIGKARASGTLRLAVHDLRTWTHDVHRTVDDTPYGGGPGMVMRPEPWGEALDALAPDELSPDGHTLPRLIVPSPVGVPFTQALAHELAAESHLLFACGRYEGIDQRVLDHAATRMRVTEVSLGDYVLFGGEVAVLVILEAVTRLLPGVLGNAGSLDEESHAHGLLEAPMYTKPATWRGHEVPEVLRSGDHGKIARWRRDEALLRTATRRPDMIAALPPESLDKRDRAALDRGGFPPLAGDVAK
- the rplS gene encoding 50S ribosomal protein L19, whose translation is MNILDALDAQSKRVDLPDFRAGDTVKVHARVVEGNRSRVQIFQGVVIRRQGDGLRETFSVRKVSFGVGVERTYPLNSPALDRIEVVTRGDVRRAKLYYLRELRGKKAKIKELREKQPAS
- a CDS encoding RNA-binding protein, whose product is MPSPASRPDMALRPALEHLVKGIVDHPDDVRVRMVDSRRGKRLEVRVHPEDLGTVIGRSGRTAKALRQVIGSIGGRGVRVDIVDSY
- the rpsP gene encoding 30S ribosomal protein S16, whose translation is MAVKIRLLRMGKIRNPQYRIVVADSRTKRDGRAIEFVGVYQPKEDPSVIEVKSERVQYWLSVGAQPSEAVQRLLELTGDWQKFKGLPAPPPLKVAAERADRKAAYEAEAKAAAGVADTPAPAKKAAKAQAPAAEAEAPKAEEQTGAESGEQA
- the rimM gene encoding ribosome maturation factor RimM (Essential for efficient processing of 16S rRNA), encoding MLLIVGRIGKPHGIRGEVTVEVRTDEPEARFAPGSVLVTDPGAVAPPEPGAYRVPDKLTIEATRWHQGRLLVTFEGVLDRDVAEALRGTLLGVDSADVAPPADPEEFLDHQLVGLAVVTRDGERLGEVARIDHAPASDLLVLRRPDGRTALIPFVKAIVPEVDVPGGRVVVELPGGLLDL